In Bacteriovorax stolpii, a single genomic region encodes these proteins:
- a CDS encoding ArsR/SmtB family transcription factor — MKKNVDLKQKSVEVADILKALSHPQRLLILCLLMDGEKSVGEIMQKSDLSQSQTSQFLIRLQKEGLLMSRKEGNFSMYSISDKKIQKLILSLNKIFCS, encoded by the coding sequence ATGAAAAAAAACGTCGATTTAAAACAAAAGAGTGTGGAGGTGGCAGACATACTCAAGGCGCTTTCTCATCCACAAAGACTGTTGATTCTTTGTCTTTTAATGGATGGGGAAAAAAGTGTGGGAGAGATTATGCAAAAGAGTGATTTATCTCAGTCTCAGACTTCGCAATTTCTTATCCGTCTGCAAAAAGAAGGTCTCCTTATGTCGCGTAAAGAGGGAAACTTTTCAATGTACAGCATTTCTGATAAAAAAATACAAAAGCTAATTTTGTCTTTGAATAAAATATTTTGCTCTTAA
- a CDS encoding TSUP family transporter, with product MILTLIGLLTGLVLGLTGAGGALIAIPLFLTGLHVSLNEATFLSLIVVMIASGINYLGGHIGGGQKADNKIVSGLFASSFLGTAMALQIKPYVGDLVTASLLGLISLYGLWSVWKKKSSAKPGVEVKTFWPVIFSGIVFGALTTLTGLGGGVLIIPLLINFFHLSYEEALPSSLLLIFLISLSSFVMQLLKKGSGGVRGIDIFFLFIGTVLASLVVKKIMGKIPAKWSELGRRVVFTLVVLYSFMAIGQKVLI from the coding sequence ATGATTTTAACACTTATTGGTTTATTGACGGGGTTGGTTCTAGGTCTGACTGGGGCAGGCGGGGCATTGATTGCCATTCCTCTTTTTTTAACCGGACTTCATGTCTCTTTAAATGAAGCCACTTTCCTTTCTTTAATCGTTGTCATGATTGCTTCAGGGATTAATTACCTTGGAGGCCATATCGGGGGCGGACAAAAGGCCGATAATAAAATAGTGTCAGGACTTTTTGCGAGCAGTTTTTTAGGGACGGCAATGGCCCTACAAATTAAACCTTATGTCGGGGACTTGGTTACGGCTTCTTTACTGGGGCTTATCAGTCTTTATGGACTCTGGAGTGTATGGAAGAAGAAAAGTTCTGCAAAACCAGGTGTTGAAGTTAAAACGTTTTGGCCGGTTATTTTTTCAGGTATCGTTTTTGGGGCCTTGACGACGCTTACAGGACTTGGGGGAGGAGTGTTGATCATTCCTCTTTTGATCAACTTTTTTCACCTGAGCTATGAAGAGGCCCTCCCTAGCAGCTTGCTTCTCATTTTCCTGATCTCTCTTTCTTCGTTTGTAATGCAGTTGTTAAAAAAAGGAAGTGGAGGAGTCAGAGGAATAGATATTTTTTTTCTTTTTATCGGCACAGTGCTCGCGTCTTTAGTTGTCAAAAAAATAATGGGTAAAATACCAGCTAAATGGAGTGAATTAGGCCGAAGAGTTGTCTTTACCCTAGTCGTTCTGTATTCTTTTATGGCCATAGGACAAAAGGTTTTAATATGA
- a CDS encoding YeeE/YedE family protein, with protein MLALIGGMMIGLAAAMLLLTNGRIMGVSGIVGNLISPSSLKEKKWRIIFLLGLFTGAFLVREFLPSSLSFSTSLKYWDYALAGLLVGVGTTMGSGCTSGHGVCGISRFSPRSIIATCTFIAFGVLGFFLSKIIHGGF; from the coding sequence ATGTTGGCATTAATAGGTGGAATGATGATTGGGCTGGCCGCGGCCATGCTCTTACTGACCAATGGCCGGATAATGGGTGTAAGCGGAATCGTGGGCAACCTCATTTCCCCTTCTTCTTTAAAAGAGAAAAAATGGAGAATCATCTTTCTCTTAGGGCTCTTCACTGGCGCCTTTTTAGTCAGAGAGTTCTTGCCCTCTTCATTATCGTTTTCGACTTCTCTGAAATATTGGGACTACGCCTTAGCGGGTCTTCTCGTCGGTGTAGGGACAACGATGGGCAGTGGCTGTACTTCCGGTCACGGAGTCTGCGGGATCTCCCGCTTTAGTCCGCGCTCTATTATCGCAACTTGTACCTTTATTGCTTTTGGAGTCCTGGGATTTTTCCTCTCTAAAATTATTCATGGAGGTTTCTAA
- a CDS encoding DUF6691 family protein: MKAYLAAFLAGALFALGLGVSGMTRPDIVQGFLDPFGNWNPSLIGVMVGAILVFSIAYRLITKRPKPLWSEAFSLPTKKDIDSRLILGATVFGLGWGWAGICPGPGLVSLVSGHGEFFIFVAAMLIGMRLYMWIEKNWLS, translated from the coding sequence ATGAAGGCCTATCTTGCAGCTTTCCTGGCCGGCGCTCTCTTTGCCTTAGGTCTTGGGGTTTCAGGTATGACTCGTCCGGATATCGTCCAAGGTTTCTTAGATCCTTTTGGCAACTGGAATCCAAGTCTGATTGGGGTTATGGTCGGAGCTATTTTGGTTTTTTCCATTGCCTATCGCCTGATTACCAAACGACCTAAACCTTTATGGAGCGAAGCTTTTAGTCTGCCGACAAAAAAAGACATCGACTCCCGACTTATTCTTGGTGCTACCGTTTTTGGACTCGGCTGGGGATGGGCCGGAATTTGTCCAGGACCAGGACTGGTGTCGCTTGTTAGTGGCCATGGGGAATTTTTTATTTTTGTCGCGGCCATGCTTATTGGGATGCGACTGTATATGTGGATTGAAAAGAATTGGTTAAGTTAA
- the glsA gene encoding glutaminase A, with product MEYMNVFLEELIQKYSSDKKGAQASYIPELAKVNPDYFGIAVVTVDGDVYSAGDIEQNFTLQSASKPFVYGMALEEHGREFIRARVGVEPSGEAFNSIVELEKNTHRPYNPMINSGAIAISSYIQDKDKIKRLERVLNLFGDYVNHPVSVDEAVFQSEKKTAHRNRSIAHLLRHFDVIGDDIEESLDLYFKQCSVLINTVDLATMAATLANNGVQPKSQKQVIKEEYVSDMLSLMFTCGMYDTAGEWAYTVGLPAKSGVSGCILAVVPGKMGIAAYSPLIDQHGHSVRSVNAIKDLVKKYNLSIFKS from the coding sequence ATGGAATACATGAACGTTTTTTTAGAAGAATTAATCCAAAAATACTCCTCTGACAAAAAAGGCGCTCAGGCCAGCTATATACCTGAACTGGCCAAAGTGAATCCTGATTATTTCGGAATTGCTGTCGTCACAGTTGATGGTGATGTTTATTCTGCCGGAGACATTGAACAAAACTTCACTCTACAATCGGCCTCAAAACCTTTTGTCTATGGCATGGCCTTAGAAGAGCACGGCAGAGAGTTCATCAGGGCCCGCGTAGGAGTTGAGCCAAGTGGTGAAGCCTTTAACTCCATCGTCGAACTGGAAAAAAACACTCATAGGCCATACAATCCGATGATTAACTCTGGGGCGATTGCCATCAGTAGTTATATTCAGGATAAAGATAAAATCAAAAGATTAGAGCGCGTGCTCAATCTCTTTGGCGATTATGTCAATCACCCAGTAAGTGTGGATGAAGCCGTTTTTCAGTCAGAGAAAAAAACTGCTCACCGCAACCGCTCTATCGCTCACCTGCTTCGCCACTTTGATGTCATTGGTGATGACATCGAAGAGTCATTAGATCTTTATTTCAAACAGTGTTCGGTTTTAATTAATACAGTTGATTTGGCGACAATGGCGGCGACTCTTGCTAATAACGGAGTTCAGCCTAAAAGCCAAAAGCAAGTGATCAAAGAAGAATACGTCAGTGATATGTTAAGCCTGATGTTTACCTGTGGGATGTATGATACAGCAGGTGAATGGGCCTACACAGTCGGGCTTCCGGCCAAAAGTGGTGTGAGTGGATGTATCCTGGCCGTGGTTCCTGGAAAAATGGGAATTGCTGCTTACTCTCCACTTATTGATCAGCACGGGCATTCTGTTCGCTCAGTCAACGCGATTAAAGATTTAGTCAAAAAATACAATTTAAGCATTTTTAAATCATAA
- a CDS encoding mechanosensitive ion channel family protein: MDQVRLPIEKIEYFIQHESFVVLVVALLFGWIFYKLFLKRISEKRHTTLRRRFMKTGLYLVLAIVLALLHWGLIQATWTDYFTVKVANYIGLVSFLILVTVLIRCAQIYVYLYLFLANMSQGVPRLIANLFTLLFSTFVVSWIAADVFGFNLATVLATSAIFTIVLGLALQDTLGNLFSGVALQIERPFQLGDWVEVHNSDDKWVGQIQEITWRATSLLGFGDELIVIPNKTIAQSQLLIFSDRNKPARFSQAFRFRFDVDILKAKAAILEGIKAVPEILEDPEPRVLVLEVTESWVSMKVFYSVTDYGRKYRVGDLVVSNVLESIKRKRLTLATPVLSLFREEEDHD, from the coding sequence ATGGATCAGGTCAGGCTTCCCATTGAGAAAATTGAATACTTCATTCAGCATGAATCATTTGTTGTTTTAGTTGTCGCTCTTTTGTTTGGATGGATTTTTTATAAGCTTTTCTTAAAACGCATTTCCGAAAAAAGACATACGACACTGAGAAGACGTTTTATGAAAACCGGCCTCTACCTGGTGTTGGCCATTGTGCTTGCACTCTTGCACTGGGGGCTGATCCAGGCCACATGGACAGATTACTTCACTGTTAAAGTCGCCAACTACATAGGTTTAGTTTCTTTCCTCATTTTAGTTACGGTGCTTATCCGCTGCGCTCAAATCTATGTTTACCTCTACCTCTTCCTGGCCAATATGAGTCAAGGGGTTCCAAGGCTCATCGCCAATCTCTTCACTCTACTTTTTTCTACCTTTGTCGTGAGCTGGATTGCTGCTGATGTTTTTGGTTTTAACCTGGCCACAGTTCTTGCGACTTCTGCCATCTTCACTATCGTTCTCGGTCTTGCTCTTCAGGATACATTAGGAAACTTGTTTTCCGGTGTGGCCTTGCAAATTGAAAGACCTTTCCAACTCGGAGACTGGGTTGAAGTCCATAACTCTGATGACAAGTGGGTTGGACAAATTCAGGAGATCACCTGGAGAGCAACCTCTCTTTTAGGTTTTGGTGACGAGCTGATTGTGATTCCAAACAAGACCATTGCTCAAAGTCAGTTGCTCATTTTTTCTGACAGAAATAAACCGGCCCGTTTTTCACAGGCCTTCCGCTTCCGCTTTGATGTGGATATCTTAAAAGCAAAAGCGGCCATTTTGGAAGGTATCAAAGCTGTACCTGAAATCCTTGAAGACCCAGAGCCTCGCGTTTTAGTGTTGGAAGTGACAGAATCGTGGGTGTCGATGAAAGTCTTTTATTCAGTAACTGACTACGGACGCAAATACCGCGTGGGAGACCTGGTGGTGAGCAATGTCCTGGAGTCTATCAAACGCAAGAGACTGACACTGGCAACCCCGGTTTTAAGCCTTTTTCGAGAGGAAGAGGACCACGATTAA
- the msrB gene encoding peptide-methionine (R)-S-oxide reductase MsrB, with the protein MNMKTIILCSFLFSHSLFAWDSSSFKMPIKAELKKKLTPIQYEVTQEEGTERPFKNEFHDSKKEGIYVDIVSGEPLFSSLDKFDSGTGWPSFSRPLVKENLIEKKENSLFLGARTEVRSKHANSHLGHVFDDGPAPTGLRYCMNSAAMKFIPKEKLKESGYGEFEGLFSRK; encoded by the coding sequence ATGAATATGAAAACAATCATTCTTTGTTCATTTCTTTTTTCACATTCACTTTTTGCCTGGGACTCTTCTTCTTTTAAGATGCCTATAAAAGCAGAACTAAAAAAGAAACTCACTCCCATTCAATATGAAGTCACACAAGAAGAAGGGACCGAGCGCCCTTTTAAAAATGAGTTTCACGATAGTAAAAAAGAAGGCATCTACGTCGACATAGTTTCAGGAGAGCCGCTTTTTAGTTCACTGGATAAATTTGATTCAGGAACAGGCTGGCCGAGTTTTTCTCGTCCGCTAGTCAAAGAAAATCTCATTGAAAAAAAAGAAAATAGCTTATTTCTTGGTGCACGCACCGAAGTCAGAAGTAAACACGCCAACTCTCACTTAGGTCACGTCTTCGATGATGGCCCGGCCCCTACAGGACTTCGCTACTGTATGAATTCAGCTGCGATGAAATTTATCCCTAAAGAAAAATTAAAAGAGTCTGGCTACGGTGAGTTTGAAGGGCTTTTTTCGCGTAAGTAA
- a CDS encoding VF530 family DNA-binding protein translates to MANNTNPLHGKTLEAIVTELVEFYGFEELSQLIDINCFKSNPSVKSSLTFLRKTPWARTKVENLYVAYLREKSPSNSP, encoded by the coding sequence ATGGCAAATAACACCAATCCACTTCACGGAAAAACATTAGAGGCGATCGTTACAGAACTAGTAGAGTTCTACGGCTTCGAAGAATTGTCTCAGCTAATTGATATCAATTGTTTTAAGAGCAACCCGAGCGTGAAATCTAGCCTGACCTTCCTTAGGAAAACTCCTTGGGCAAGAACGAAAGTGGAAAATCTTTATGTCGCTTACTTACGCGAAAAAAGCCCTTCAAACTCACCGTAG
- a CDS encoding TetR/AcrR family transcriptional regulator yields MNAKSNNTKTEALNLAKEYLQTLGFNGFSFQTIADSLGIKKASLHYYFSSKEDMGIALLEDYEEGHKTWAKKVQELPSKVKLEKMVKGFCSLSAKHNMICPVGSFTSDFYSVSPKMKKKLQQFHFLIRDWLVETIEQGKKEGTIKKTIDSTLAADLFLTTLQGGVQVARIRGEQESLKKMLEALLDQLHGK; encoded by the coding sequence ATGAATGCTAAAAGCAACAATACAAAGACCGAGGCCCTGAATTTAGCTAAAGAATACCTGCAAACACTGGGGTTTAACGGCTTTAGCTTTCAGACCATTGCCGACTCTCTTGGGATCAAGAAAGCGAGCCTTCATTATTACTTCTCTTCTAAAGAAGACATGGGAATAGCTTTATTGGAAGACTACGAAGAGGGGCACAAAACCTGGGCAAAAAAAGTGCAGGAGCTTCCTTCAAAAGTAAAACTGGAGAAGATGGTTAAAGGATTTTGTTCACTCTCTGCTAAACACAATATGATTTGTCCGGTAGGATCTTTTACTTCTGATTTTTATTCTGTTTCGCCGAAGATGAAAAAGAAACTTCAGCAATTTCATTTCTTAATCCGCGATTGGCTGGTAGAAACGATTGAGCAGGGAAAAAAAGAAGGAACAATTAAAAAGACAATAGATAGCACACTGGCCGCAGATTTATTTCTCACGACTCTTCAAGGCGGCGTTCAAGTCGCGCGCATTAGAGGGGAGCAGGAGAGTTTAAAGAAAATGCTCGAGGCCCTTTTGGATCAATTACATGGCAAATAA
- a CDS encoding acetyl-CoA C-acetyltransferase has protein sequence MKTTTMRPVAIIAGSRTPFTKSFSHYSRTTNLELITATLKDLVKKTKLEGVQLGDVATGAVMKNAEDWNMTREAVLKSGLHPHTPGYDVQRACGTGLETAAQIALKIASGQIEAGIAGGTDTNSDIQGVFSHKFSWLMMELQKAKTIPEKFKIISQINPKLLLPIFPAVKEPQTGLSMGQHTELMVQEWKISQAEQDKLAYESHQKAARAYEAGFHQDLLFEFKGLKKDSILRPDTTIEKLAKLKPAFDFTGKGTLTAGNSTALTDGASAVLLGSEDFADKHKLPILAYFVDAEYSAVDFVKGEGLLMAPTFAVKRLLERNNLKLQDFDFYEIHEAFAGQVLCTLKAWESPEYCKKMGLDQPMGSIDRNKLNVNGGSLALGHPFAATGGRIIASLAKALAQKGSGRGLISICTAGGMGVAAIIERP, from the coding sequence ATGAAAACCACAACAATGAGACCCGTCGCTATCATCGCAGGATCAAGAACTCCTTTTACAAAGTCTTTCTCGCACTACTCGAGAACAACGAACCTAGAACTCATCACGGCCACACTCAAAGACCTGGTCAAAAAAACAAAACTAGAAGGCGTGCAGCTTGGTGACGTTGCTACTGGTGCTGTTATGAAAAACGCTGAAGACTGGAACATGACCAGAGAAGCGGTTTTAAAATCGGGCCTTCACCCTCACACTCCGGGATATGATGTTCAACGTGCATGTGGAACAGGGTTGGAAACAGCAGCGCAAATCGCTCTTAAAATTGCTTCAGGACAAATTGAGGCCGGAATCGCTGGTGGAACAGACACTAACAGTGACATTCAGGGCGTGTTCTCACATAAATTCTCATGGCTCATGATGGAGCTGCAAAAAGCAAAAACGATTCCTGAGAAATTTAAAATCATCTCGCAAATTAACCCAAAACTTCTTCTGCCTATTTTCCCGGCCGTTAAGGAGCCACAAACAGGTTTATCAATGGGTCAGCATACTGAGCTTATGGTTCAGGAGTGGAAAATCTCTCAAGCAGAACAAGACAAGCTTGCGTACGAGTCTCACCAAAAAGCGGCCCGCGCTTATGAAGCTGGCTTTCACCAGGATTTATTATTTGAGTTTAAAGGATTAAAAAAAGATTCAATACTAAGACCTGATACGACGATTGAAAAACTAGCAAAACTAAAACCTGCTTTTGATTTCACAGGAAAAGGAACACTGACTGCTGGGAACTCGACAGCTCTAACAGACGGAGCTTCTGCTGTTCTACTTGGAAGTGAAGATTTCGCCGACAAACACAAGCTTCCTATCCTTGCCTACTTTGTTGATGCTGAGTACTCGGCAGTAGACTTCGTTAAAGGTGAAGGGCTTTTAATGGCACCAACATTTGCTGTTAAAAGACTATTAGAAAGAAATAATTTAAAACTTCAGGATTTTGATTTTTACGAAATCCATGAAGCCTTTGCCGGACAAGTTCTGTGTACACTAAAAGCTTGGGAGTCTCCTGAGTACTGTAAAAAAATGGGACTGGATCAACCAATGGGATCAATCGATAGAAATAAGCTTAACGTTAATGGCGGAAGTTTAGCCCTAGGTCACCCTTTTGCGGCAACAGGTGGAAGAATCATCGCTTCACTAGCTAAAGCACTTGCACAAAAAGGAAGTGGACGCGGCTTAATTTCAATCTGTACTGCTGGTGGTATGGGAGTCGCGGCGATCATAGAGAGACCATAA
- a CDS encoding alpha/beta fold hydrolase — MKKHLPKLIAFLSSFAPALAAKIALKMFATPTRIPRPESEMAVYGTSKKYLLSNGIAAFEWGNPTAPLVMLIHGWNGRGTQIGAFSPRLVELGFRVVALDGPGHGISPDGPNKMTNPGHYAKFIIDAQKELAPEGAHAVIAHSFGGGCSVLAAKRGFKVKGMVLVGTPNFYERVVTFFGKSFGLNDKGLEHFFALVTKVAGLKPSELITGEIGNTLNLPCLVVHDKDDNAVAIAAGESIHQQWKGSKILITEGLGHRRILKDPKVIAEVCDFIKAIP, encoded by the coding sequence ATGAAAAAACACCTACCAAAACTCATCGCCTTCTTAAGTAGCTTTGCTCCCGCTCTGGCCGCTAAGATTGCGCTTAAAATGTTTGCCACTCCCACGAGAATCCCTCGCCCGGAGTCGGAAATGGCGGTGTATGGGACTTCTAAAAAATATCTTCTCTCAAATGGGATTGCTGCCTTTGAATGGGGCAATCCCACTGCTCCTCTGGTCATGCTCATCCACGGATGGAATGGCAGAGGAACTCAAATCGGGGCCTTCTCTCCCCGCCTGGTTGAGCTGGGTTTCAGAGTTGTCGCTCTCGACGGACCTGGGCACGGAATTTCTCCCGATGGCCCTAACAAAATGACCAACCCTGGCCACTACGCAAAGTTTATTATTGATGCCCAAAAAGAATTAGCTCCCGAAGGAGCTCACGCGGTGATCGCTCACTCTTTTGGTGGAGGATGCTCAGTCCTTGCGGCCAAGAGAGGATTTAAAGTTAAAGGCATGGTGCTTGTCGGGACGCCAAACTTTTATGAAAGAGTCGTTACATTCTTTGGAAAAAGTTTTGGATTAAATGACAAAGGCCTCGAGCATTTTTTTGCTCTCGTTACAAAAGTTGCGGGCCTAAAACCAAGTGAACTCATCACCGGAGAGATCGGAAACACTCTGAATCTTCCCTGTTTAGTCGTCCACGATAAAGACGATAATGCTGTCGCCATTGCCGCCGGAGAAAGCATCCACCAGCAATGGAAAGGCTCAAAAATCCTTATCACAGAGGGGCTCGGCCACCGCCGCATCCTAAAAGATCCCAAAGTCATAGCGGAAGTTTGCGATTTTATTAAAGCGATTCCTTAA